The Amycolatopsis japonica nucleotide sequence ACGTCTCCGCCCGGCTGCTGCCGAAGACGGTGTTCGGCGAGCGTTACGTCAACCTCGTGCTCCCGGAGCGGCCCGCCGGCGGATCGCTGCGGGACGGCGACGTCATCGGCCAGGACAGGTCGGCCAACGCGATCGAACTGGAACGCGTGCTCGGCGACCTGCTGCCCCTGCTGCGGGCGGTGCAGCCGCAGAAGCTGAACAGTTCACTGGGCGCGATCTCGCTCGCGCTCGACAACCGCGGGAAGTCCTTGGGGGACAGCATCGTCCAGCTCAACGACCTCCTCAACCAGGTGAATCCGCTGATGCCGCAGTTCAAGGCCGACGTCAGCGGGCTCGCCGACGTGGCGGATCTGTACACCGGCGCGGCGCCGGACATCCTCAAGGCCCTGTCGGATCTCTCGACGACCGCTAAGACCATTGTGGACACTCGTGCGGACCTCGACAAGCTGTACACGAGCGTCACCACCGCGAGCGGCGACATGAACAAGTTCCTCGTGCAGAACAAGGACAACATCATCGGTGTCAGTGTGAAGAGCAGGCCGACCCTGGAACTGCTGTCCCGGTACTCACCCCAGTTCCCGTGCCTGTTCGACGCGGTCAACCGGCTCAAGCCGGTGATGGAGAAGGCCTTGGGCAAGGGCACCGGTGAACCGGGACTGCACGTGACGCTGTCCGTCCACGACCCGCGCGACAAGTACGTGCCGGGCCGGGACGATCCGCGGTTCGACCAGAAGGGCGGGCCGCGCTGCTATGGCGGCGGCGGGTCTTCGGCGGCGGTCGCGTTCGCCGCCGATGGGGACCTCGGTCCGGCCAATTCGAAGGGGGAGCGGGGGCTGGTCGCCGAGATCCTGGCGCCGTCGCTCGGGAT carries:
- a CDS encoding MCE family protein codes for the protein MSARARTQAAGVIFLVILVLLGWLAVAIFNKDFERAEMVTLKADRVGNQLAPPAEVKVRGVPFGEVRAVRGTAEGAEIDLAIDPAKIDQLPRNVSARLLPKTVFGERYVNLVLPERPAGGSLRDGDVIGQDRSANAIELERVLGDLLPLLRAVQPQKLNSSLGAISLALDNRGKSLGDSIVQLNDLLNQVNPLMPQFKADVSGLADVADLYTGAAPDILKALSDLSTTAKTIVDTRADLDKLYTSVTTASGDMNKFLVQNKDNIIGVSVKSRPTLELLSRYSPQFPCLFDAVNRLKPVMEKALGKGTGEPGLHVTLSVHDPRDKYVPGRDDPRFDQKGGPRCYGGGGSSAAVAFAADGDLGPANSKGERGLVAEILAPSLGMKPAEVPDWSSVLVGPALRGTEVTVR